A window of Ruminiclostridium herbifermentans genomic DNA:
TGCTGCTGAAGGGGAAAAGGTACCTGCCTATTATAGAATTGCATCGGTAGTTAAGAATGTACCTGTTTCCACGTATGAAGAATTAAAAAAGAAGGAATTAGAAATAGCTAGAGCACAAGAGGCACAACGGGAGAATGTATCCAAGTTTTCAGGCGATTTAAATAAAATGGATAACGAAATAATAAGCAAGGTAAAGGAATTAGCCCAGCAATCAGTTAGAGGAAGCTTGGTTGAAAGCAATGATACAATTAATAAAATAAACAGTATTGTTTATAAAAAGTCAGATGTTTTTGGTGATAACAGTAAATCAGCAGCATATATTAACAAATTGAAAAATGAAAAGGCTGCTATTGAAAACAAATTAAATAAAAATATTGTAGAAGTAAAAACAAATTCAGCAGGTTTAATATCCTTTGCGGTTGATGGGTATGAAAGCGTTCTGACTCCTGATTCTATAAGAAATACTACTCCCAAAACATTAGATATGATAATTACAAAAGAGACAAACAGAGATTTTAATATAATAGATGCTAAGAAGGGAAAACCTATAGCAAAGCTGGTTAAGGGCTTAGAAAGTTATTTTATAGCAGCAGTAAATGAAAGTGAAAGCAGCGATTTTGCCTTAGATAGAAATGTAACAATTAGGATAAATGATACAGGTTACAGCATGGATTCAAAAATAATTTACAGTTCAGATGTTATTGATGGTAAAAGAATTATTGCATTTAGATTTGATACTGGACTAAATGAAACTGTTGGGCTAAGGAGAATAAATGCTGATATTGTTTTATCAAGTTCAAGCGGATTAAAGGTTCCACACAGCTGCTTGATGAACATTGATAAGAAAAATAGGACTGCTGAAATATTCTTGGTAGATGGTATGACTGCAAAAAAAGTAAAAGTTCGTATTAATGGCATGAATAGCGATGCAGTAATTATTGATGAGATTGATGGACAAACATCAGTTTTATTATACAAAAAATATATATTAAATCCATTAAATATACAGGAGGGGCAGATAATAAATTGATTGATTTAAGTATTAAAGAAAATCTAGACAATGTATTGTCAAGAATTAAGGCGGCTGCTGAGAAAAGCGGAAGAAAAGCCGAAGATATAAAATTAATCGCTGTTACAAAGACTGTTGATGTTGAAAGAATTAAAAGTGTATATAATTATGGAATTTTAGATATGGGGGAAAATAGAGTTCAAGAACTTCTTGAAAAATATGATAAGCTTTCATCTGAATGCAGATGGCATTTAATTGGACATTTACAGACAAACAAAGTCAAATATATTGTCGATAAAGTGGATTTGATACATTCTGTAGATAGTATCCAATTGGCTAAAGAAATCCACTCTAGAGCATCAAAAATTGGCAAAAAAATGAATATTTTAGTGCAGGTAAATGTCTCTGGTGAGGAGAGTAAGTTTGGCATTAGTCCTCAGGAGGTAAATGAATTTATTAAAATAATTTCTGAATATGGTAATATTTCCGTAAGAGGATTGATGACAATTGCTCCATATGCTGAAAATACAGAGGATATAAGGGATGTTTTTAAAAAACTTTATAGCATATATATTGACATAAAGCAGAAAAAATTAGATAATGTTAGTATGGATTATCTTTCCATGGGTATGAGTAACGATTTTGAAGTTGCAATTGAAGAGGGTGCGAATGTTGTCAGAATTGGTACTGACATATTTGGAAAGAGAGATTATACTAAAGTGTAATTTACATTTTACAAGATAAATTACATAAGGATCACATAAGGATAAAAATATAATTTACAAAAGATGCAGGAGGTATTTGAAATGTCAAAACTTCTTAATAAGGTGTTCAATTTCGTTGGATGGGAAGCTATAGATGATGAGGATTTAGATCTTCAGGAAGAAACCTATAACGATACCAAAAACGAGCCTATTCAAACACACTTTTTTAACAATTCTAAGAAGCAGCAGTCTGGTAAGGTAGTAAATATTCATAATGGAAATCAGTTCAAGATGGTTGTTGCTCAACCAGATACCTTTGATGATGCAAAGTATATTTGTGATCACTTAAAGAGCAATAAGCCTGTTGTTATCAATCTAGAGGGAATTGAAAAGCAGGATGCTCAGAGGATTATTGATTTCTTGAGCGGATCTATTTATGCACTTGATGGTTCAATCCAGAAGGTTTCCTGTGATATATTTGTAATAGCTCCAAACAGTGTAGATGTTAGTGGAGATTTAGATGACGAGATTAAAAACAAGACAGTTTTTCCATGGGCTAAATAGTTTATAATGTAATTATTGGAGGATATTTGATGTACGCAATTTATATAGCAGTTGACTATGTATTAAAGATATTTGAAATTGCTCTTATTGCAAGAGTGTTATTGTCATGGCTGCCTATATCCAAAAACAATAAGCTTGTGGATTTGCTGTATATGATTACGGAACCTATACTAGCCCCTATACGTGGTATGCTCAGAAGATCAAGTTTTTTGAACAACTCAATGTTGTCAATGATTGATTTTTCTCCGATAGTTGCTTTTTTACTATGTGATGTGGTTAGGAATTTGATAATTATGGTTTTTAGATTATTATGGTGATTTTTTAGATATTAGATAAATATATGGATAAAAATATACTAATTAAAATGGTTTCAAAGATTGAGGATAAGGTACTGGTTTCCAGACTTTTAGATAAAGTTGAACAATGCCGTTATTCCTCTTTTGTGTACTCGGATTTTCTTTCTCCTTATGAAGCGGCTATTGCCAAGCGCATTTTGGACAAGGTAAGTGATGTTTTTTATACGTTTACAGGCGGATATGAGGGTGCAGAAAGAGTGATAGCTGTAATTAGCACTGATATTATTGATCAGGATATTGTGCTTAGCAATTCTCCTTTGAGTTTTTTAAGAATTACTCCTTCAATGGAGAAACCATTATCTCATCGAGACTATTTAGGTTCTCTGATGGGACTTGGCATAAAAAGAGAGAAAATTGGCGATATTTTAGTTTGCCAATCTCATGCAGATGTTTTTTTAATTGATAAAATTGCAGAATATATTTTATACAATTTGGACAAAATTGGGAATGTAAAGGTTAGCTGTGAATTATTGAACTTGTATGAGTATACTCCTCCTCAAAAGAAGGAAAAAGTTATTAATACCACAGTAGCTTCCCTAAGAGCTGATTCAATTGCAGCTAGTGGATTTGGTGTTTCAAGAACAAAGGTCTTAGAATATTTTAAAGCGCAAAGAGTTAATGTTAATTGGGAAGTTGTTCAAAATCCTTCAAAGCAATTATCAGAAGGAGATACAATATCTATTCGGGGTAAAGGCAGGATAGTTTTAGAAAAAGTAGTTGGAACTACCAAGAAGGATAGAATTAGTATAGTGATTAAAAAATTTGAATAAATAATGCCAACAAAAATATTCTATTTAGATTTTTTTAGATTAGCAAGTTTTTTGCGAAAACTTTTACACATACATTCACTCAATCAACCTAAAATTTTGCATTTATGAAAGGATGCGTGACTATGAATTATACTCCTAATGATCTTGACAATATGAAGTTTAAGAAGAGTTTTAGAGGTTATGATGAAGACCAGGTTAATAGTGTTTTAGACAATGTAATTCAGGATTATGAGCTTTACATAAAAGAAAATATAGAGCTTAAAGATAGGATTTCTGTTTTAAATGAGGGAATTCAACACTATAAGAACATTGAAGAATCTCTTCAAAACACTTTGATAGTTGCACAGCAAACAGGTGAGGAAATAAAGAAGAACTCATATGAGAAGGCTGAAAATATAATCAAAGAAGCTGAACTCAGGGCTCAAAAGATAATAAATGATGCAAATCAAGAAGTAATAAAAATCCGTTTTGAGTATGAGGAAATGAAGAAGAGACTTCACCTTTTCAAAACTAAATCTGAGACTTTAATATTATCTCAGCTTGAGTTATCAAAACAATTATTTAGTGATGATACTGATTTAGAGTAATTATATTTGAATTATGTTTGCTAATATAAACTTTGGATTAAATATTTGTAATTGTTTTATGTAATATAGGAAATTTATATATACAACCTACGCGAAAT
This region includes:
- a CDS encoding HlyD family efflux transporter periplasmic adaptor subunit, giving the protein MKGVFKKQSVKIGTLILIVFLLIYLPALLYIVNSNGVKTDLLRIGTIEEIQNIDGVFVRNEEVINSPDTGSCVMDAAEGEKVPAYYRIASVVKNVPVSTYEELKKKELEIARAQEAQRENVSKFSGDLNKMDNEIISKVKELAQQSVRGSLVESNDTINKINSIVYKKSDVFGDNSKSAAYINKLKNEKAAIENKLNKNIVEVKTNSAGLISFAVDGYESVLTPDSIRNTTPKTLDMIITKETNRDFNIIDAKKGKPIAKLVKGLESYFIAAVNESESSDFALDRNVTIRINDTGYSMDSKIIYSSDVIDGKRIIAFRFDTGLNETVGLRRINADIVLSSSSGLKVPHSCLMNIDKKNRTAEIFLVDGMTAKKVKVRINGMNSDAVIIDEIDGQTSVLLYKKYILNPLNIQEGQIIN
- a CDS encoding YggS family pyridoxal phosphate-dependent enzyme, with the translated sequence MIDLSIKENLDNVLSRIKAAAEKSGRKAEDIKLIAVTKTVDVERIKSVYNYGILDMGENRVQELLEKYDKLSSECRWHLIGHLQTNKVKYIVDKVDLIHSVDSIQLAKEIHSRASKIGKKMNILVQVNVSGEESKFGISPQEVNEFIKIISEYGNISVRGLMTIAPYAENTEDIRDVFKKLYSIYIDIKQKKLDNVSMDYLSMGMSNDFEVAIEEGANVVRIGTDIFGKRDYTKV
- a CDS encoding cell division protein SepF, with translation MSKLLNKVFNFVGWEAIDDEDLDLQEETYNDTKNEPIQTHFFNNSKKQQSGKVVNIHNGNQFKMVVAQPDTFDDAKYICDHLKSNKPVVINLEGIEKQDAQRIIDFLSGSIYALDGSIQKVSCDIFVIAPNSVDVSGDLDDEIKNKTVFPWAK
- a CDS encoding YggT family protein, coding for MYAIYIAVDYVLKIFEIALIARVLLSWLPISKNNKLVDLLYMITEPILAPIRGMLRRSSFLNNSMLSMIDFSPIVAFLLCDVVRNLIIMVFRLLW
- a CDS encoding RNA-binding protein, with amino-acid sequence MDKNILIKMVSKIEDKVLVSRLLDKVEQCRYSSFVYSDFLSPYEAAIAKRILDKVSDVFYTFTGGYEGAERVIAVISTDIIDQDIVLSNSPLSFLRITPSMEKPLSHRDYLGSLMGLGIKREKIGDILVCQSHADVFLIDKIAEYILYNLDKIGNVKVSCELLNLYEYTPPQKKEKVINTTVASLRADSIAASGFGVSRTKVLEYFKAQRVNVNWEVVQNPSKQLSEGDTISIRGKGRIVLEKVVGTTKKDRISIVIKKFE
- a CDS encoding DivIVA domain-containing protein codes for the protein MNYTPNDLDNMKFKKSFRGYDEDQVNSVLDNVIQDYELYIKENIELKDRISVLNEGIQHYKNIEESLQNTLIVAQQTGEEIKKNSYEKAENIIKEAELRAQKIINDANQEVIKIRFEYEEMKKRLHLFKTKSETLILSQLELSKQLFSDDTDLE